Proteins from a single region of Apium graveolens cultivar Ventura chromosome 7, ASM990537v1, whole genome shotgun sequence:
- the LOC141675235 gene encoding receptor-like protein 34, producing MNNIQGSLPANLSNFRSLETINLNGNKLEGRVPSSFVEFNSLRVLDLGNNQISDSFPQYLEFLHNLQVLVLKSNKFHGFISTISKVERPFPSLRIIDLSYNEFSGPLPAIYFMNFKSMMNADVNKQERSYMEQQYYSDSTNLVIKGVEFELVRILTVFTTIDMSVNNFEGEIDEYIGNLVSLRYLNLSHNNLTGHIPSSTRKLLMLESLDLSYNRLEGEIPDQLSSLNTLARLNLSFNQLSGPIPVGPQFNTFENDSYVGNLGLCGRPLSKQCEHDFKTMKGDECCIAAQEEEDDDYFFSGFTWEAVVIGYGCGVVPAFIIGYFMLVAGKPRWFAGIIGRELGLKIRRMEIKWRY from the coding sequence ATGAATAACATACAGGGCAGCCTTCCAGCAAACTTATCGAATTTCCGTTCTTTGGAAACTATAAATTTGAACGGAAATAAATTAGAAGGAAGAGTTCCTTCTTCTTTTGTTGAATTTAATAGTTTACGAGTTCTTGATCTTGGAAATAATCAAATTAGTGATTCATTCCCGCAATATTTGGAATTTCTTCATAATCTCCAAGTTCTTGTGCTGAAATCAAATAAGTTTCATGGTTTTATAAGCACGATTTCTAAGGTTGAACGCCCATTTCCTAGCTTAAGAATCATTGATCTGTCGTACAATGAGTTTTCAGGTCCACTGCCGGCAATATATTTCATGAACTTCAAGTCTATGATGAATGCTGACGTGAATAAACAAGAGCGTAGTTATATGGAGCAGCAGTATTACAGTGATTCCACGAATCTGGTTATTAAGGGAGTAGAGTTTGAATTGGTAAGAATCTTAACTGTATTTACAACCATTGACATGTCGGTGAACAATTTTGAAGGGGAGATTGATGAATACATCGGAAATCTAGTGTCACTCCGATATCTCAATTTATCTCACAATAATCTCACTGGCCACATACCATCCTCAACCAGGAAATTGTTGATGTTAGAGTCACTAGACCTGTCATACAACCGACTTGAAGGAGAAATTCCTGATCAGCTCTCTAGTCTGAATACACTTGCACGTCTAAATCTGTCTTTCAACCAACTCAGTGGCCCTATTCCAGTAGGGCCACAATTCAATACATTTGAAAATGATAGCTATGTTGGTAACTTGGGGCTGTGCGGACGTCCCTTGTCCAAACAGTGTGAACATGATTTTAAGACGATGAAAGGGGATGAGTGTTGTATTGCGGCccaagaagaagaagatgatgatTACTTTTTTAGTGGATTTACTTGGGAAGCTGTGGTGATCGGATATGGGTGTGGAGTGGTGCCTGCATTTATTATCGGATACTTCATGTTGGTAGCAGGAAAACCAAGATGGTTTGCTGGTATAATTGGAAGGGAATTGGGCCTCAAGATCAGGAGGATGGAGATTAAATGGCGATACTAA